A genomic stretch from Malus domestica chromosome 15, GDT2T_hap1 includes:
- the LOC103428274 gene encoding protein CELLULOSE SYNTHASE INTERACTIVE 1-like, giving the protein MATTVGWRYAATNGSTLTPNDLERNGDAKVQDSEPPTPHSLIKMGSRDRSSSMEDADGTLASVAQCIEQLRQSSSSVQEKEYSLKQLLELIDTRENAFSAVGSHSQAVPVLVSLLRSGSVGVKIQAATVLGSLCKENELRVKVLLGGCIPPLLGLLRSSSAEGQIAAAKTIYAVSQGGARDHVGSKIFSTEGVVPVLWEQLQKGIKTGSLVDSLLTGALKNLSSSTEGFWTATFQAGGVDILVKLLTTGQSSTQANVCFLLACMMVEDASVCSKVLASEATKQLLKLLGSGNEASVRAEAAGALKSLSGQCKEARREVANFNGIPVLINATIAPSKEFMQGEYAQALQENAMCALANISGGLSYVISSLGQSLGSCTSPAQIADTLGALASALMIYDSTAESNRASDPVVIEQTLVSQFKPRLPFLVQERTIEALASLYGNSVLSVKLANSEAKRLLVGLITMATNEVQDELMRALLTLCNSEESLWRALQGREGVQLLISLLGLSSEQQQECAVALLCLLSNENDESKWAITAAGGIPPLVQILETGSAKAKEDSASILRNLCNHSEDIRACVESADAVPALLWLLKNGSSNGKEIAAKTLNHLIHKSDTATISQLTALLTSDLPESKVYVLDALKSMLSVVPLNDISREGSAANDAIETMIKLLSSTKEETQAKSASALAGIFGSRKDLRESSIAVKTLWSAIKLISVESVYILAEASRCLAAIFLSIKENRDVAAVARDVLSPLVVLANSSVLEVVELATCALANLILDSEVSEKAVAEDIIFPATRVLREGTVSGKTHAAAAIARLLHSRQIDYALTDCVNRAGTVLALVSFLESINHDSVATSEALEALAILSGSEGATGEIKPAWAVLAEFPKSITPIVLSIADATPLLQDKAIEILSRLCRDQPDVLGDTVATAYGCISSIAKRVINSTKSKVKTGGTALLICVAKVSHQRVVEDLSESNLCTHLIQALVAMLSFLGNPGNNENDSIGIYTHTKEETKIDESYSSTGVISGVNLAMWLLSVLACHDERCKIEIMEAGAVEVLTDRISNDFSPYSQIEFKEDSSIWICTLLLAILFQNRDIIRAHATMKSIPVLANWLRSEEMPTRYFAAQAMASLVCNGSRGTLLSVANSGAAGGLISLLGCADVDISDLLQLSEEFGLVRYPEQVALERLFRVEDIRVGATSRKAIPALVDLLKPIPDRPGAPFLALGLLTQLAKDCPSNKIVMVESGALEALTKYLSLGPQDATEEAATDLLGMLFGSAEIRRHDSSFGAVGQLVAVLRLGGRASRYSAAKALESLFSADHIRNAESARQAVQPLVEILNTGSEKEQHAAIAALVRLLSENPSRALAVADVEMNAVDVLCKILSSNCSMELKGDAAELCCVLFGNTRIRSTMAAARCVEPLVSLLVTEFSPAQHSVVRALDKLVDDEQLAELVAAHGAVIPLVGLLYGKNYLLHEAISRALVKLGKDRPACKMEMVKAGLIESILDILHEAPDFLCAAFAELLRILTNNASIAKGPSASKVVEPLFVLLTRPEFGPDGQHSALQVLVNILEHPQCRSDYKLTSHQAIEPIIPLLDSPAPAVQQLAAELLSHLLFEEQLQKDSVTQQVIGPLIRVLGSGIHILQQRAVKALVSIALIWPNEIAKEGGVTELSKVILQSDPSLPHALWESAAAVLSSILQFSSEFYLEVPVAVLVRLLRSGSEGTVIGALNALLVLESDDATSAEAMAESGALEALLELLRSHQCEETAARLLEVLLNNVKIRETKATKSAILPLSQYLLDPQTQAQQARLLATLALGDLFQNEGLARSTDAVSACRALVNVLEDQPTEEMKVVAICALQNLVMYSRSNKRAVAEAGGVQVVLDLIGSSDPDTSIQAAMFVKLLFSNHTIQEYASSETVRAITAAIEKDLWATGTVNEEYLKALNALFSNFPRLRATEPATLSIPHLVTSLKTGSEATQEAALDALFLLRQAWSACPAEVSRAQSIAAADAIPLLQYLIQSGPPRFQEKTEFLLQCLPGTLVVIIKRGNNMKQSVGNPSVYCKITLGNTPPKQTKVVSTGPNPEWDESFSWSFESPPKGQKLHISCKNKSKMGKSSFGKVTIQIDRVVMLGAVAGEYTLLPESKSGPSRNLEIEFQWSNK; this is encoded by the exons ATGGCAACCACAGTGGGATGGAGGTATGCTGCCACCAATGGCAGCACCCTTACACCTAATGATCTG GAAAGGAATGGTGATGCAAAAGTTCAAGATTCAGAGCCCCCAACACCTCATTCTCTTATAAAAATGGGTTCACG AGACCGTAGTAGTAGCATGGAGGATGCAGATGGGACATTGGCAAGTGTTGCCCAATGCATTGAGCAGCTGCGTCAAAGTTCCTCATCTGTACAAGAGAAGGAGTATTCATTGAAGCAGTTGCTTGAGCTTATTGATACTCGTGAAAATGCTTTCAGTGCTGTTGGATCTCACTCTCAAGCAGTCCCAGTGCTTGTTTCTCTTCTTCGATCAGGTTCAGTTGGAGTTAAGATACAAGCTGCTACTGTTTTAGGCTCTCTCTGCAAGGAGAATGAACTAAGGGTGAAAGTCTTGCTTGGAGGATGCATTCCGCCTTTGCTTGGTCTACTCAGGTCCAGCTCAGCAGAAGGGCAAATTGCAGCTGCAAAGACAATTTATGCTGTTTCCCAAGGTGGTGCCAGGGATCATGTTggatcaaaaatattttcaaccgAAGGAGTTGTGCCAGTGCTCTGGGAGCAGCTACAAAAAGGGATCAAGACTGGCAGTTTGGTTGATAGCTTGTTGACTGGAGCATTAAAGAACCTATCCAGCAGTACTGAGGGATTCTGGACTGCAACCTTCCAAGCTGGAGGAGTAGATATACTTGTGAAGTTGCTGACAACTGGACAGTCAAGCACTCAAGCTAACGTGTGCTTTCTTCTTGCATGTATGATGGTGGAAGATGCATCTGTCTGTTCTAAGGTGCTGGCCTCAGAGGCTACCAAACAACTTCTCAAGCTTTTAGGATCTGGAAATGAAGCTTCTGTTAGAGCAGAAGCTGCAGGTGCTCTTAAATCTCTTTCTGGCCAGTGTAAAGAAGCAAGGCGGGAAGTAGCTAACTTCAATGGCATTCCTGTATTGATAAATGCTACAATAGCCCCTTCAAAAGAATTCATGCAGGGTGAGTATGCCCAAGCGTTGCAAGAGAATGCTATGTGTGCTTTAGCAAATATTTCTGGTGGTTTGTCATATGTCATCTCAAGCCTTGGGCAAAGCCTTGGATCTTGCACCTCACCTGCTCAAATTGCTGATACATTAGGGGCTTTAGCTTCAGCTCTGATGATATATGATAGTACAGCAGAATCTAATAGAGCATCAGATCCTGTGGTTATTGAGCAGACATTGGTTTCACAGTTCAAACCGCGTTTACCATTTCTTGTTCAGGAACGAACCATAGAGGCCCTTGCAAGTTTGTATGGGAATTCTGTACTCTCAGTTAAACTCGCCAATTCAGAGGCAAAGCGTTTGCTTGTTGGTTTGATCACAATGGCAACAAATGAAGTCCAGGATGAGCTAATGAGAGCTCTTCTTACACTTTGCAATAGTGAGGAAAGTCTGTGGCGTGCACTTCAAGGCCGTGAAGGGGTTCAACTGTTGATATCACTTCTTGGGCTTTCATCAGAACAGCAGCAAGAATGTGCAGTTGCACTGCTTTGCCTGCTTTCTAATGAGAATGATGAAAGTAAATGGGCTATTACTGCTGCTGGTGGCATACCTCCACTTGTTCAGATTCTGGAGACGGGATCGGCAAAAGCCAAGGAAGATTCAGCATCAATCCTTAGGAATCTATGCAACCACAGTGAAGATATACGTGCATGTGTCGAAAGCGCTGATGCTGTTCCTGCATTATTGTGGCTTCTAAAGAATGGAAGTTCAAACGGAAAAGAAATTGCAGCAAAGACTTTAAATCATTTGATCCATAAATCTGATACAGCAACCATCAGCCAACTTACTGCATTATTGACCAGTGATCTACCTGAATCTAAAGTGTATGTTTTGGATGCTTTAAAAAGTATGCTGTCTGTAGTCCCCCTCAACGATATATCACGTGAAGGTAGTGCTGCTAATGATGCAATTGAGACAATGATAAAATTATTGAGCTCAACTAAAGAAGAAACTCAAGCCAAGTCTGCATCAGCTTTAGCTGGAATTTTTGGATCCAGGAAGGACTTGCGTGAAAGTAGCATTGCTGTTAAAACTCTTTGGTCCGCCATTAAGTTGATTAGTGTTGAATCTGTATATATCCTTGCAGAGGCCTCACGCTGCCTTGCGGCAATATTTCTTTCGATTAAAGAAAACCGGGATGTGGCAGCTGTTGCTCGAGATGTATTATCTCCATTAGTTGTGCTTGCTAACTCTTCAGTTCTGGAAGTTGTAGAACTAGCAACATGTGCTCTGGCTAATCTTATTTTGGACAGTGAAGTTTCAGAGAAAGCAGTTGCTGAAGATATTATTTTCCCAGCTACTAGAGTTTTGCGTGAAGGCACGGTATCTGGAAAGACCCATGCAGCAGCAGCAATTGCTCGCTTGCTCCATTCTCGTCAAATTGATTATGCTTTAACTGATTGTGTGAATCGTGCTGGAACTGTTCTTGCATTAGTTTCTTTTCTAGAATCTATTAATCATGATTCTGTTGCCACATCAGAGGCACTTGAGGCACTTGCTATTCTATCTGGGTCAGAAGGAGCTACTGGAGAAATAAAACCTGCATGGGCAGTTTTAGCTGAATTCCCGAAAAGCATAACCCCAATAGTTTTGTCCATTGCTGATGCAACACCCTTGTTGCAGGATAAGGCTATTGAAATATTATCACGGCTTTGCAGAGATCAGCCTGATGTATTGGGGGACACAGTTGCTACTGCTTATGGATGTATTTCATCAATTGCCAAAAGGGTGATCAATTCAACGAAATCAAAGGTTAAAACTGGAGGAACTGCACTCCTTATTTGTGTTGCAAAAGTTAGTCATCAGAGAGTTGTCGAAGATCTGAGTGAATCAAACTTATGCACCCATCTAATTCAAGCTCTTGTTGCAATGCTTAGTTTTTTGGGAAACCCAGGGAATAATGAGAATGATTCTATTGGCATTTATACGCATACTAAAGAGGAAACAAAGATTGATGAATCTTATTCAAGCACAGGAGTAATTAGTGGTGTCAATTTAGCTATGTGGCTACTGTCTGTTCTTGCCTGTCACGATGAAAGGTGCAAAATTGAGATTATGGAGGCTGGGGCTGTGGAAGTCCTCACTGACAGGATCTCAAATGATTTCTCACCCTACTCTCAG ATTGAGTTTAAAGAAGATAGTAGCATATGGATTTGTACTTTGCTGCTGGCAATCTTGTTTCAAAACAGAGACATCATACGAGCACATGCAACCATGAAATCTATACCAGTACTTGCAAACTGGTTGAGATCAGAGGAGATGCCCACCAGATATTTTGCTGCACAGGCGATGGCCAGCCTTGTCTGTAATGGTAGCAGGGGGACTCTCCTATCTGTTGCAAATTCTGGAGCAGCAGGCGGGCTCATTTCCCTACTTGGCTGTGCGGATGTTGATATAAGTGATCTTTTGCAGTTGTCAGAAGAGTTTGGTTTAGTGCGTTATCCTGAGCAAGTTGCACTCGAGAGGTTGTTCAGAGTTGAAGACATAAGGGTTGGTGCCACTTCTAGGAAAGCAATACCTGCACTTGTtgatcttctcaaacccattcCAGATCGTCCTGGAGCTCCATTTTTAGCACTCGGGCTTCTGACTCAGCTTGCAAAAGACTGTCCATCAAATAAAATTGTAATGGTAGAATCAGGAGCTTTGGAAGCATTGACCAAGTATCTTTCACTTGGCCCTCAAGATGCAACTGAGGAAGCTGCTACAGATCTGTTAGGTATGCTATTTGGCAGTGCTGAAATTAGGAGACATGACTCTTCATTTGGTGCTGTTGGTCAACTTGTGGCAGTTTTACGGTTAGGTGGAAGGGCTTCAAGGTACAGTGCTGCTAAAGCATTGGAAAGCTTATTTTCTGCTGACCATATAAGGAATGCAGAAAGTGCTCGACAAGCTGTTCAACCCTTGGTGGAGATTCTCAATACTGGTTCTGAGAAGGAGCAGCATGCTGCAATTGCTGCGTTGGTAAGGCTGCTGAGTGAAAATCCATCAAGAGCCTTAGCAGTAGCAGACGTTGAAATGAATGCAGTGGATGTTCTTTGCAAGATTCTTTCATCAAATTGCTCAATGGAGCTGAAAGGGGATGCTGCCGAGTTGTGTTGTGTTCTCTTTGGGAATACAAGAATCAGGTCAACAATGGCTGCGGCTCGATGTGTGGAGCCTCTGGTGTCTCTTCTTGTGACTGAGTTCAGTCCTGCGCAGCATTCAGTTGTCCGTGCGTTGGATAAACTTGTTGATGATGAACAACTGGCAGAACTTGTCGCTGCTCACGGTGCAGTTATTCCTCTTGTAGGTCTTCTCTATGGTAAGAATTACCTGCTCCATGAAGCTATTTCCAGAGCCCTTGTGAAATTAGGGAAAGACAGGCCTGCTTGTAAGATGGAAATGGTGAAAGCTGGATTGATTGAGAGCATACTTGACATCCTCCATGAGGCACCCGATTTTCTCTGTGCTGCTTTTGCAGAACTGCTCCGAATATTGACCAACAATGCAAGCATTGCTAAGGGACCATCTGCTTCAAAAGTGGTTGAGCCTCTGTTTGTGCTGCTAACAAGACCAGAGTTTGGACCTGATGGGCAGCATAGTGCACTACAAGTTCTTGTCAACATTTTGGAGCATCCACAGTGTCGTTCTGACTATAAGTTGACATCCCACCAAGCTATTGAACCTATTATTCCCTTACTTGATTCTCCTGCGCCAGCAGTACAACAGTTGGCAGCTGAGCTTCTGTCACATTTACTCTTTGAAGAGCAACTTCAAAAGGATTCAGTGACTCAGCAAGTGATTGGTCCTCTTATACGGGTTCTTGGCTCTGGTATACACATATTACAGCAGAGAGCTGTAAAGGCCCTTGTTAGTATTGCGCTAATATGGCCAAATGAAATAGCAAAAGAGGGTGGTGTCACTGAACTGTCCAAGGTGATATTGCAATCAGATCCATCTCTTCCTCATGCCTTGTGGGAATCGGCTGCCGCTGTTTTATCAAGCATTCTGCAGTTTAGTTCTGAATTTTATTTGGAAGTGCCTGTTGCTGTTTTGGTAAGGTTGCTTCGTTCTGGCTCAGAAGGCACAGTAATTGGTGCATTGAACGCTCTTCTGGTACTGGAAAGTGACGACGCTACAAGCGCAGAAGCAATGGCTGAAAGTGGTGCTTTAGAGGCTCTTTTAGAACTTCTCAGATCTCATCAGTGTGAGGAAACTGCTGCAAGGCTTTTGGAAGTATTGTTGAACAATGTGAAGATCAGAGAAACTAAGGCTACCAAGTCTGCCATATTACCATTGTCTCAGTACCTCTTGGATCCACAAACCCAAGCCCAGCAAGCAAGGTTGCTAGCAACTCTAGCTCTTGGTGATCTATTCCAGAACGAGGGCCTTGCTCGAAGTACTGACGCTGTTTCAGCTTGTCGTGCACTAGTAAATGTGCTTGAAGACCAACCTACTGAAGAAATGAAGGTTGTAGCGATATGTGCTTTGCAAAACCTTGTCATGTACAGTAGATCTAATAAAAGAGCAGTTGCTGAGGCTGGTGGCGTCCAGGTTGTGTTGGATCTGATTGGTTCAAGTGATCCAGATACATCTATTCAGGCTGCAATGTTTGTTAAACTTCTCTTTTCAAACCATACCATTCAAGAGTATGCTTCTAGTGAGACAGTAAGGGCCATTACTG CTGCTATTGAGAAGGATTTATGGGCAACTGGAACTGTGAATGAGGAGTATCTGAAAGCTCTGAATGCTCTGTTTAGCAATTTCCCACGACTTAGAGCCACAGAACCTGCAACGTTAAGCATTCCTCATCTTGTTACATCCCTCAAGACAGGGTCTGAGGCAACTCAAGAAGCTGCCTTGGATGCACTCTTTCTTCTTAGGCAAGCTTGGTCAGCATGCCCAGCTGAAGTTTCTAGGGCTCAGTCAATTGCTGCAGCTGATGCAATCCCCTTGCTGCAATACTTAATTCAGTCTGGCCCACCTCGGTTTCAGGAGAAGACAGAATTTTTGTTACAATGTTTGCCTGGGACATTGGTGGTGATAATCAAGCGTGGAAATAATATGAAGCAGTCAGTGGGAAACCCTAGTGTTTATTGCAAGATTACACTGGGCAACACTCCACCTAAGCAAACCAAG GTGGTTTCAACTGGCCCTaatcccgaatgggatgaaaGCTTTTCGTGGTCCTTTGAGAGTCCCCCGAAAGGCCAGAAGCTCCACATATCTTGCAAGAACAAGAGCAAAATGGGAAAG AGTTCATTCGGAAAGGTAACCATCCAAATTGATCGCGTAGTAATGCTGGGAGCAGTTGCCGGAGAGTACACTCTGTTACCAGAAAGCAAAAGCGGGCCCTCACGGAATTTAGAAATAGAGTTCCAGTGGTCTAACAAGTAA